One window of Hujiaoplasma nucleasis genomic DNA carries:
- a CDS encoding ATP-binding cassette domain-containing protein — translation MKSNIISIVINDLTKTYQKNKGIESITTDFKNGTLNLLVGHNGSGKSTLIKCIMQVVNYKGKILKKKYRIGYAPENYVMPDFMTVKEFLIAIGRIKDLYNPYLNLELDEYLSIFDIKSKLNAPIRSLSNGMKQKVNITQALLNQPKIIILDEPLVGLDFNAQKLLIKKIIELSKNYLVIVSTHFPEKFNTSRKRIYKFNQGKLEC, via the coding sequence ATGAAGTCCAACATTATCAGTATAGTTATCAATGATTTAACCAAAACCTATCAAAAAAATAAAGGGATAGAATCAATCACAACTGACTTTAAAAATGGAACTCTAAATTTATTGGTAGGCCATAATGGATCTGGGAAATCAACACTCATTAAATGTATCATGCAGGTTGTTAATTATAAGGGTAAGATATTAAAGAAGAAATATCGAATAGGTTATGCACCTGAAAATTATGTTATGCCAGATTTTATGACAGTGAAAGAATTCTTAATAGCTATTGGTAGAATTAAAGACTTATATAATCCCTATTTAAATCTAGAGTTAGATGAATACTTATCCATATTTGATATTAAATCTAAATTGAATGCACCCATTAGATCTCTATCCAATGGAATGAAGCAAAAAGTAAATATCACACAAGCTTTGCTTAATCAACCTAAAATAATCATTTTGGATGAACCTTTGGTTGGTTTAGACTTTAATGCTCAAAAACTCTTGATTAAAAAAATAATAGAATTATCTAAAAACTATTTAGTCATTGTATCGACTCATTTTCCTGAAAAATTTAACACATCAAGAAAACGAATATATAAATTTAATCAAGGAAAGCTAGAATGTTAA
- a CDS encoding metal-sensing transcriptional repressor translates to MKHDHQASINLLKTAKGQIEAIIRMTEEDRYCVDIANQILAVESLLKKANLQILKQHLDSCVRESLTDGTYEEKTQEIINIINKYVK, encoded by the coding sequence ATGAAACATGATCATCAAGCGAGTATTAATCTATTAAAAACTGCTAAAGGACAAATCGAAGCGATTATTAGAATGACTGAAGAAGATAGGTATTGTGTAGATATTGCAAATCAAATTCTAGCAGTCGAGTCATTATTAAAAAAAGCTAATTTGCAAATCTTAAAACAGCATTTAGATTCATGTGTGAGAGAATCTTTAACAGATGGAACATATGAAGAAAAGACACAAGAGATTATTAATATTATTAATAAATATGTAAAATAA